One region of Agelaius phoeniceus isolate bAgePho1 chromosome 12, bAgePho1.hap1, whole genome shotgun sequence genomic DNA includes:
- the NRN1L gene encoding neuritin-like protein isoform X2 encodes MGGGCWRLLGVLCPLLLHLAASQEPVSMAGQCDTIYKGFAECLLSLGESMAQSVRQQQQEEGGDEAQELDAICKSWDDFHTCASEVLSRCPVEAATVWESLRQESRKIQFQGNLQELCSARGRLASAQSSPASETNQATLRGSAAAPHPHPLALLALPALLALLALLLPRL; translated from the exons ATGGGCGGCGGCTGCTGGCGGCTGCTGGGCGTCCTGTGCCCGCTGCTCCTGCACCTCG CCGCGAGCCAGGAGCCCGTCAGCATGGCGGGACAGTGCGACACCATCTACAAGGGCTTCGCCGAATGCCTCCTGAGCCTGGGGGAGAGCATGGCCCAGAGCgtccggcagcagcagcaggaggagggcgGCGACGAGGCGCAGGAGCTGGACGCCATCTGCAA GTCCTGGGATGATTTCCACACCTGCGCCAGCGAGGTGCTGTCGCGATGCCCCGTGGAAGCGGCCACCGTGTGGGAGTCGCTGCGCCAGGAGTCCCGCAAGATCCAGTTCCAGGGgaacctgcaggagctgtgcagcgCCCGGGGCCGCCTGGCCAGCGCCCAGAGCTCGCCGGCCTCTGAGACCAACCAGGCCACGCTGCGGGGCTCGGCCGCCGCCCCGCACCCTCACccgctggccctgctggccctgccggccctgctggcgctgctggcgctgctgctgccccgGCTGTAG
- the NRN1L gene encoding neuritin-like protein isoform X1 — protein MFSTETCNVCDPRVCHQSKAFLGAVLRGFSLQAPKVPCDRVRLALVLVSTTATLLRTLFRGAGMGCQQQGTSFLETSWLPQQSPGNFQLFLGLSFHRGPLQGSPQLETSLVHTHVTSKTLVTPVNWHRDPTSSGLQNLWGRAEEHEGFLCDPVTHHLLLGFPPVVDALEVLMNTPCHPLSCVQHQAASQEPVSMAGQCDTIYKGFAECLLSLGESMAQSVRQQQQEEGGDEAQELDAICKSWDDFHTCASEVLSRCPVEAATVWESLRQESRKIQFQGNLQELCSARGRLASAQSSPASETNQATLRGSAAAPHPHPLALLALPALLALLALLLPRL, from the exons ATGTTCTCTACTGAAACCTGCAATGTCTGTGACCCACGTGTCTGTCATCAGTCCAAGGCTTTCCTCGGTGCTGTGCTCAGGGGGTTCTCATTGCAAGCACCAAAAGTGCCCTGTGATCGTGTCAGGCTTGCCCTGGTGTTAGTCTCGACCACAGCCACTTTGCTCAGGACCCTGTTCAGGGGTGCAGGCATGGGATGCCAGCAGCAAGGCACAAGCTTCCTGGAGACGTCCTGGCTGCCTCAGCAGTCACCAGGAAACTTTCAGCTGTTTCTGGGGTTATCTTTCCACAGGGGTCCCCTGCAGGGCTCTCCTCAATTAGAAACCTCCCTGGTGCACACCCATGTCACTTCCAAAACTCTTGTAACTCCTGTGAATTGGCACAGGGACCCCACATCTTCTGGCCTACAGAACCTCTGGGGAAGAGCTGAGGAACATGAAGGTTTTCTCTGTGACCCAGTCACACACCATCTCCTTTTGGGCTTCCCACCAGTCGTGGATGCACTGGAAGTCCTCATGAACACACCCTGTCACCCACTGTCCTGTGTCCAGCACCAGG CCGCGAGCCAGGAGCCCGTCAGCATGGCGGGACAGTGCGACACCATCTACAAGGGCTTCGCCGAATGCCTCCTGAGCCTGGGGGAGAGCATGGCCCAGAGCgtccggcagcagcagcaggaggagggcgGCGACGAGGCGCAGGAGCTGGACGCCATCTGCAA GTCCTGGGATGATTTCCACACCTGCGCCAGCGAGGTGCTGTCGCGATGCCCCGTGGAAGCGGCCACCGTGTGGGAGTCGCTGCGCCAGGAGTCCCGCAAGATCCAGTTCCAGGGgaacctgcaggagctgtgcagcgCCCGGGGCCGCCTGGCCAGCGCCCAGAGCTCGCCGGCCTCTGAGACCAACCAGGCCACGCTGCGGGGCTCGGCCGCCGCCCCGCACCCTCACccgctggccctgctggccctgccggccctgctggcgctgctggcgctgctgctgccccgGCTGTAG
- the NRN1L gene encoding neuritin-like protein isoform X3, with translation MALGRAGEARAASQEPVSMAGQCDTIYKGFAECLLSLGESMAQSVRQQQQEEGGDEAQELDAICKSWDDFHTCASEVLSRCPVEAATVWESLRQESRKIQFQGNLQELCSARGRLASAQSSPASETNQATLRGSAAAPHPHPLALLALPALLALLALLLPRL, from the exons ATGGCTCTGGGGAGAGCCGGGGAGGCCCGAG CCGCGAGCCAGGAGCCCGTCAGCATGGCGGGACAGTGCGACACCATCTACAAGGGCTTCGCCGAATGCCTCCTGAGCCTGGGGGAGAGCATGGCCCAGAGCgtccggcagcagcagcaggaggagggcgGCGACGAGGCGCAGGAGCTGGACGCCATCTGCAA GTCCTGGGATGATTTCCACACCTGCGCCAGCGAGGTGCTGTCGCGATGCCCCGTGGAAGCGGCCACCGTGTGGGAGTCGCTGCGCCAGGAGTCCCGCAAGATCCAGTTCCAGGGgaacctgcaggagctgtgcagcgCCCGGGGCCGCCTGGCCAGCGCCCAGAGCTCGCCGGCCTCTGAGACCAACCAGGCCACGCTGCGGGGCTCGGCCGCCGCCCCGCACCCTCACccgctggccctgctggccctgccggccctgctggcgctgctggcgctgctgctgccccgGCTGTAG